The following proteins come from a genomic window of Alicyclobacillus dauci:
- a CDS encoding helix-turn-helix domain-containing protein: protein MDQSKADILLHPIRMRMIGALAGVEQMTAQQLHSKLGDVPLPSLYRHLKKLEEAEIIQVVDTQQMRGATEKSYALVSGGVVLTDRDVQTASTSDHLRYFTTFLATLLRDFERYITQDGDVNFVRDGCGYRQIPLHLTDAEFADFQKDLRDVFVRYLGLPARADRVERMFASILIPQPDRGRRAGDKDEVLNEHPKDRDKH from the coding sequence ATGGACCAATCCAAGGCAGACATTCTGCTCCACCCCATTCGAATGCGGATGATTGGTGCCTTGGCTGGTGTTGAACAGATGACGGCACAGCAGTTACACAGCAAATTGGGCGACGTCCCGCTCCCATCTCTCTACCGCCATTTAAAGAAACTGGAGGAAGCGGAAATCATCCAAGTTGTCGACACGCAACAGATGCGGGGGGCAACGGAGAAATCATACGCGCTCGTCTCGGGTGGTGTGGTGTTAACGGATCGGGACGTCCAAACCGCATCGACATCTGATCACCTGCGCTACTTCACAACGTTTTTAGCAACCTTGTTGCGCGATTTTGAACGCTACATTACACAGGACGGGGATGTGAACTTTGTGCGGGACGGCTGCGGTTACCGGCAAATACCGCTTCATTTGACGGACGCCGAATTTGCGGATTTCCAAAAGGATTTGCGGGACGTGTTTGTGCGTTACTTGGGTTTGCCTGCTCGGGCGGATCGAGTAGAGAGAATGTTTGCAAGCATTTTGATTCCACAGCCGGATCGCGGCAGGCGGGCCGGTGACAAGGATGAGGTGCTAAATGAGCATCCAAAAGACAGAGACAAACATTGA
- a CDS encoding MFS transporter has protein sequence MPSGNPFSWRFVAPLYMGSTLNPINSSMIATALVPIAAFTHISVAQATILVTALYLASSIAQPTAGKLAEEFGPRRVFLVGILTVFLGGLLGGVGRDLTMLVVSRVLIGVGTSTAYPSAMLLIRRRAELAGMSKPPGHVLGALQIAGVVTAAVGLPIGGVLVDAWGWRTTFLVNIPFALIAFVMAALWIPRDEPIKGTKTVREISSRIDVTGIVGFAATITALMVFLFSLPEPAWIALGLAVVLGAALIWWELRAKHPFIDVRLLAANLALTRTYARFASLTLCIYTVLYGVTEWIGAARGMTPLETGLLLLPMSGLSALVVGPISKRNLVRGPLIVSAVSSIVASIGVIFLTTSTPIIWILLITLIFGVTMGTMASGNQTALYMQVTADQIGTASGLFRTFGYIGSIASSALIGIVFHTKVSDIGMHHIAIIMMVVSIMALVMTITDRRLGASNKDASAVS, from the coding sequence ATGCCAAGTGGAAACCCATTCTCTTGGAGGTTCGTGGCGCCGCTGTATATGGGGTCTACGCTCAACCCAATCAATAGCTCCATGATCGCCACCGCATTAGTGCCGATCGCTGCCTTCACGCACATCTCAGTGGCTCAAGCAACGATACTCGTTACGGCACTCTACCTAGCGAGTTCGATCGCTCAGCCCACAGCTGGAAAACTTGCAGAGGAATTCGGCCCCCGTCGGGTATTCCTAGTTGGAATTCTCACGGTTTTTTTGGGAGGTTTATTGGGCGGAGTGGGACGAGACTTGACCATGCTGGTCGTGTCACGGGTTCTCATCGGCGTTGGCACTTCAACCGCCTATCCATCGGCCATGCTCCTGATCCGTCGACGGGCCGAATTGGCCGGGATGTCGAAGCCGCCTGGTCATGTTTTGGGCGCGCTTCAGATTGCCGGAGTAGTCACGGCCGCTGTGGGACTCCCCATTGGCGGAGTGCTTGTAGATGCGTGGGGGTGGCGTACGACGTTTTTAGTCAATATCCCCTTTGCGCTCATTGCATTCGTCATGGCCGCACTATGGATTCCAAGGGACGAGCCCATCAAGGGTACGAAGACAGTCCGGGAGATATCATCACGCATCGACGTTACTGGTATTGTCGGATTCGCTGCCACAATCACCGCCCTAATGGTGTTTTTGTTCTCGTTACCTGAACCAGCCTGGATAGCCCTCGGTCTGGCCGTTGTGTTGGGCGCTGCCCTCATCTGGTGGGAGTTGCGAGCAAAACATCCTTTTATCGATGTACGTTTGCTCGCCGCGAACTTGGCACTCACCCGTACCTATGCAAGATTTGCATCGTTGACGCTATGTATCTATACCGTTCTTTATGGTGTCACGGAGTGGATTGGGGCAGCACGCGGTATGACTCCGCTAGAGACCGGCCTTCTCCTGCTACCGATGAGTGGACTTTCGGCTTTGGTGGTAGGCCCAATTTCGAAACGAAACTTGGTGCGCGGACCACTCATTGTGTCTGCGGTGTCCTCCATTGTCGCCTCCATCGGGGTCATCTTTCTCACCACGAGCACGCCAATCATTTGGATTTTGCTGATCACCTTAATCTTCGGTGTTACGATGGGTACAATGGCCAGCGGCAACCAAACAGCACTATATATGCAGGTTACAGCAGATCAAATTGGAACAGCTTCGGGTCTTTTTCGTACTTTCGGGTATATTGGCTCCATTGCTTCTTCAGCGTTAATCGGCATAGTCTTCCACACGAAGGTTTCAGATATTGGAATGCATCATATTGCTATCATCATGATGGTGGTTAGCATCATGGCACTGGTCATGACCATTACAGACCGCCGACTTGGGGCAAGTAACAAAGATGCAAGTGCTGTATCATGA
- a CDS encoding pirin family protein gives MHFGPLRVFNDDHVQPGKGFGLHPHREMEIMTYVIDGVLEHQDSMGNKGFIEPGEVQRMTAGTGLLHSEKNGSDTAPVHFLQIWFMPNESGLTPSWEQKKFTKEHQRNRLLPVVSNSQEHADALRIHQDVRAYLTTLDQGREVTLETVHPRMYVFVISGTATLNGTHTLSEGDTARVSNERLLYVSASSVAQLMIMELA, from the coding sequence GTGCATTTCGGTCCACTGCGTGTGTTCAACGATGATCACGTCCAACCTGGAAAAGGATTTGGCCTGCATCCGCATCGCGAAATGGAGATTATGACGTACGTGATCGATGGTGTTCTGGAACACCAAGACAGCATGGGGAATAAAGGCTTCATCGAGCCAGGTGAGGTTCAGCGCATGACTGCAGGCACCGGTTTGCTGCATTCGGAGAAAAACGGATCGGATACCGCACCCGTTCACTTCCTACAAATTTGGTTTATGCCTAACGAATCGGGTCTCACGCCGTCATGGGAGCAAAAAAAGTTCACCAAGGAGCATCAACGGAATCGGTTACTGCCCGTCGTGTCCAACTCGCAAGAACACGCTGACGCGCTTCGCATCCACCAAGATGTTCGCGCCTATCTAACAACGTTGGATCAGGGGCGTGAAGTCACTTTGGAAACGGTACATCCTCGCATGTACGTATTCGTTATCTCAGGCACAGCCACCTTGAACGGCACGCACACACTGTCTGAGGGAGACACGGCACGAGTGTCGAACGAACGTCTTTTGTACGTATCTGCCTCGAGCGTTGCCCAATTGATGATTATGGAACTCGCCTAA
- the proC gene encoding pyrroline-5-carboxylate reductase, giving the protein METRRILFIGAGRMAQAMIHGLVKQQGSFAWQIVASNRSDTSRLEALRSRFGIESTSNWQQVVESADVVVLAMPPSEHPAVLAQLRDHVKQHQLIVSVAAGIGVSGLESSLPPDVAVAWVMPNTAASIGQSMTLCALGSAVTNEQVEMLTEMLQALGQHQICTEEQVHKLTAITGSAPAFIYRAAQAFEEMAVEYGLSEVNARQIVGQMLLGSANLLLTGTEPQVLANEVTTPGGATAAGLEVLERGNFMSILQEAITATNQRAAELGMGNPPKR; this is encoded by the coding sequence ATGGAAACTCGGCGGATTTTATTTATCGGTGCGGGCCGTATGGCGCAGGCGATGATTCATGGCCTGGTCAAACAACAGGGATCGTTTGCGTGGCAAATCGTCGCGTCAAACCGCTCAGACACAAGTCGATTAGAGGCTTTACGATCCCGCTTCGGCATCGAATCCACCTCAAATTGGCAACAAGTCGTTGAATCGGCGGACGTCGTTGTCCTGGCGATGCCGCCCAGCGAACATCCGGCTGTGCTCGCACAACTACGCGATCACGTCAAACAACACCAACTCATCGTCAGCGTAGCCGCCGGCATTGGCGTCTCGGGCCTTGAGTCATCCCTGCCCCCTGACGTTGCCGTGGCTTGGGTCATGCCGAATACTGCCGCGTCCATCGGTCAATCCATGACACTGTGTGCCCTCGGAAGTGCCGTCACGAATGAACAAGTTGAAATGTTAACAGAAATGCTACAAGCATTAGGTCAGCATCAGATCTGTACGGAAGAACAGGTGCACAAACTCACAGCCATCACAGGCAGCGCACCGGCCTTTATCTACCGAGCTGCGCAAGCATTCGAAGAAATGGCTGTCGAATATGGCTTATCCGAGGTAAATGCAAGACAAATCGTTGGGCAAATGCTGCTTGGCAGCGCCAATCTATTGCTCACGGGCACAGAACCACAAGTATTGGCAAATGAAGTAACGACGCCGGGTGGGGCGACTGCGGCGGGGCTCGAAGTATTGGAACGAGGAAACTTCATGTCCATTTTGCAAGAGGCCATCACAGCGACCAATCAGCGTGCGGCAGAATTAGGTATGGGTAATCCTCCGAAGCGGTGA
- a CDS encoding bifunctional GNAT family N-acetyltransferase/carbon-nitrogen hydrolase family protein produces the protein MSKYEKKIEVRNIRFEDIDEIMALWNRCFPNMEPWKREQLESHIRIFPEGQFCVEFEDKIVGSCSSLIVNFDEYDDQHTWAVITDNGYITNHDPDGFNLYGIEVMVDPEYRRMKIGHRLYEARKELARQLNLQSIIIGGRIPNYHKYKAEMTPREYVAAVEKHSIYDPVLSFQLLEGFSIKRINSKYLPDDKASESFATLMEWNNIDYLPKSRRVYRASSPVRICAVQYMMKKIDSFGDFARQVEYYVDVASDFGSDFAVFPEIFTTQLMSFLEEKRPDQAIRRLATYTDQYIELFTELAVRYNVNIIGGSHFVEEDGDIYNVAHLFRRDGTIEKQYKIHATPNETKWWGIAEGNEIHVFDTDCGKIAIQICYDIEFPELARIAVDKGANIIFVPFCTDDRQGYLRVRYCAQARAIENQVYTVLAGTVGNLTHVENMDIQYAKSGIFAPSDFDFPRDGIVGECDANVETIVVGDVDLEVLRRSRNSGSVRQLRDRRRDLYRVELKQLNVD, from the coding sequence ATGTCGAAATACGAGAAGAAAATTGAGGTTCGCAATATCCGTTTTGAGGATATTGACGAAATTATGGCGTTGTGGAACCGCTGTTTTCCAAACATGGAGCCTTGGAAGAGGGAGCAGCTTGAAAGCCATATTCGCATTTTTCCAGAGGGACAGTTTTGCGTTGAGTTCGAAGATAAGATTGTTGGATCGTGCTCGAGTCTGATCGTCAACTTCGATGAATACGACGATCAGCACACCTGGGCTGTCATCACCGACAACGGTTATATCACCAATCACGATCCCGACGGATTTAACTTATACGGCATCGAAGTCATGGTCGATCCCGAGTATCGGCGCATGAAAATCGGCCACCGTCTGTACGAGGCCCGCAAGGAACTCGCGCGGCAATTGAACCTCCAAAGCATCATCATCGGGGGGCGGATCCCGAACTATCACAAGTACAAAGCTGAAATGACGCCCCGTGAGTATGTGGCGGCCGTTGAGAAGCACAGTATTTACGATCCGGTCCTCTCCTTCCAACTCCTTGAAGGCTTCTCAATCAAGCGGATCAACTCGAAGTACTTGCCGGACGACAAAGCGTCGGAGTCGTTCGCGACACTGATGGAATGGAACAACATCGACTACTTGCCAAAATCGCGGCGGGTCTATCGCGCGTCCTCGCCAGTGCGAATTTGTGCTGTTCAATACATGATGAAGAAGATCGACTCATTTGGTGATTTCGCACGCCAGGTGGAGTATTACGTGGATGTGGCGTCCGACTTTGGATCTGACTTTGCAGTCTTTCCGGAGATTTTTACGACGCAGTTGATGTCGTTCCTGGAAGAAAAACGACCGGACCAAGCCATTCGTCGACTGGCGACGTACACGGATCAGTACATCGAGCTGTTCACGGAATTGGCTGTTCGCTACAACGTGAACATCATTGGCGGATCGCACTTCGTCGAAGAGGACGGAGACATATACAATGTAGCGCACTTATTTCGCCGTGACGGAACCATCGAGAAGCAATACAAAATTCACGCGACACCGAATGAAACGAAGTGGTGGGGCATCGCTGAAGGCAACGAAATCCACGTCTTTGACACGGACTGCGGTAAAATTGCTATCCAAATTTGCTATGATATCGAGTTTCCCGAGTTGGCGCGCATCGCCGTAGATAAGGGTGCCAATATTATTTTCGTCCCGTTCTGCACAGACGACAGACAGGGGTATTTACGAGTCCGTTACTGTGCACAGGCACGAGCTATCGAGAACCAAGTCTACACTGTTCTGGCAGGTACGGTTGGCAATTTGACGCACGTGGAAAACATGGATATTCAGTACGCGAAATCTGGAATCTTTGCGCCGTCAGACTTTGACTTTCCGCGCGACGGTATCGTCGGTGAATGCGACGCGAACGTGGAAACGATTGTTGTTGGCGACGTGGACTTGGAAGTGCTCCGCAGATCCCGCAATTCTGGGTCCGTTCGGCAGTTACGGGACAGGCGCAGGGATTTGTATCGAGTGGAATTGAAACAGTTGAATGTCGATTGA
- a CDS encoding Type 1 glutamine amidotransferase-like domain-containing protein: MRQIIALGGGGFSMEPDNPLLDAYILHATRTYKPKVCFIPTASGDSEGYIERFYNSFSKLDCTPTHLSLFRPTFTDLRSFVLSQDAVYVGGGNTKNLLALWREWGLDIILREAWEKGIVLAGLSAGSLCWFEEGVTDSFGEKLEPLKCLGFLGGSHCPHYDGEINRRPSYQGMVAEGVLKPGLAADDGVALHFLDDDLAHIVSSRPDARAYRLTRNAQDGSALEEELVPDFLGHA; this comes from the coding sequence GTGCGCCAGATCATCGCACTTGGCGGCGGCGGGTTTTCCATGGAACCCGACAATCCGCTGTTGGATGCATACATACTGCATGCCACAAGGACTTATAAGCCAAAGGTTTGTTTCATCCCCACGGCAAGTGGAGATTCCGAGGGGTATATCGAGCGTTTTTACAATAGCTTTTCGAAGTTGGATTGTACGCCTACACACTTGTCTCTATTCCGTCCAACTTTTACTGATTTACGGTCGTTTGTTCTGTCACAGGACGCAGTGTACGTCGGCGGTGGCAATACGAAAAACTTGCTTGCCCTATGGCGCGAATGGGGATTAGACATCATTTTGCGGGAGGCCTGGGAGAAAGGGATCGTTCTCGCGGGATTGAGTGCCGGGTCACTGTGCTGGTTCGAAGAGGGGGTCACGGACTCCTTTGGTGAGAAACTAGAGCCACTCAAGTGCCTTGGTTTCCTCGGAGGCAGTCACTGCCCTCATTATGATGGGGAAATCAACCGCCGCCCAAGCTATCAGGGCATGGTGGCCGAAGGTGTGCTGAAACCGGGCCTCGCGGCTGATGACGGAGTCGCCTTGCATTTTCTGGATGACGACTTGGCTCATATCGTCAGTTCCCGTCCAGATGCGAGAGCCTACCGTCTAACACGAAACGCACAGGACGGAAGTGCGCTGGAAGAGGAACTCGTTCCTGATTTTTTGGGACACGCTTAA
- a CDS encoding 3'(2'),5'-bisphosphate nucleotidase CysQ, protein MLEREIRILEDAVREAGQEIVRISRDGFETSYKGKDDPLTTADLAANSILHEKLSESFPDYGWLSEESAEDLSRLTCKRVWVVDPIDGTREFIRGLPEFAISVALVEDGLPIVGVVHNPMTGEVFSVVKGHGVALNGKAICVRERKPDRLMVLGSRSEIRRGEFKPFEQDMDVRPLGSIAYKLALVAAGQADATFSLSPKNEWDIAAGVLLVEEAGGWTSDKQRNPFRFNQQNTLVTGVIATSSACRETVTGRIESHLQSSH, encoded by the coding sequence GTGTTGGAGCGGGAAATCAGGATATTGGAAGATGCCGTTCGCGAAGCAGGACAGGAGATCGTGCGAATTTCGCGCGACGGGTTTGAAACGTCGTATAAAGGCAAGGACGATCCGCTCACAACCGCCGACTTGGCTGCGAACTCGATTCTACATGAGAAATTGTCCGAGTCGTTCCCAGACTATGGATGGTTATCGGAGGAATCGGCTGAGGATCTGTCTCGGTTGACGTGTAAACGAGTCTGGGTCGTGGATCCCATTGACGGCACGCGGGAATTCATTCGCGGACTCCCGGAGTTCGCGATTTCCGTGGCACTTGTCGAGGATGGGCTGCCCATTGTAGGCGTTGTTCATAACCCCATGACAGGGGAAGTCTTCAGTGTGGTCAAGGGGCATGGAGTTGCGCTCAATGGAAAAGCAATCTGTGTGCGGGAAAGAAAGCCGGATCGACTTATGGTACTGGGGAGTCGCTCTGAAATTCGCCGCGGAGAGTTCAAGCCGTTTGAACAAGACATGGATGTTCGCCCCTTGGGCTCCATCGCCTACAAACTGGCACTCGTCGCAGCTGGACAGGCGGATGCGACGTTTAGCTTGTCACCGAAAAACGAGTGGGACATTGCCGCCGGAGTTCTTCTCGTTGAAGAAGCCGGAGGATGGACGTCCGATAAACAGAGGAATCCGTTTCGGTTTAATCAGCAAAACACACTTGTCACCGGTGTCATTGCAACGTCATCTGCGTGTCGTGAAACCGTGACGGGTAGAATCGAGAGCCACCTGCAGTCCTCGCACTAG
- a CDS encoding Tex family protein — protein sequence MIVQVYPDRIRAEEFIDLFELKSPDYIQQISSDLDLKPTQVRAAIRLIDEGNTIPFIARYRKEMTGELDETQLREISGRYETATALFTRKQDVVRLLDEHGAFADEEVAKKLTLSIEKAKTLTEVEDIYRPYRPKRKTRASVAKERGLAPLAAWLREKDREVDTEAMVLAYAEQFVDEAKGVPTNEDAIQGALDIFAEEVADDPESRKWIREQTSREGYIKSAATDSEAESVYEAYYDFSEPLAKVLPHRILAMNRGERENFLKVSVDVSQEVMVSYLVRRHVHVKEASYLGRRLREAVLDAYKRLIESAIEREIRAELTAKAEEQAINIFGENLRNLLMQPPIRGRTVLGVDPAYRTGCKLAVVDDTGKLLEVTVIYPTPPQSKVDEARRVVLQLISRYDITLIAIGNGTASRETESFIADCVRTVSESEEKKVPYVIVSEAGASVYSASTLAGEEFPDLDVSERSAISIARRLQDPLAEFVKIDPKSVGVGQYQHDVTQKKLDEKLGAVVESAVNQVGVDVNTASPSLLSYVAGLNKTVAKNIVEFREQNGRFRNRKMLSKVPRLGPKTLEQCVGFLRVPDGDEVLDATPIHPESYGAVESLLQRSGQDASILRDAARRRGWLRELRAESIETLSDATGIGAPTLRDIFDALERPGRDPREDVPPPILRTDVLKLEDLEVGMTLTGTVRNVVDFGAFVDVGVKNDGLVHISQLSDRFVKHPMDVVSVGDIVKVKVIQIDVQKQRLGLSMKGLGNS from the coding sequence ATGATAGTACAAGTGTATCCAGATCGGATTAGAGCAGAGGAGTTTATCGATTTGTTTGAACTGAAAAGCCCAGATTATATACAGCAGATATCATCCGATCTCGACCTGAAACCAACACAAGTTCGCGCCGCGATTCGGCTGATCGATGAAGGGAACACCATTCCGTTCATCGCGAGATACCGGAAGGAAATGACCGGAGAATTGGACGAGACGCAACTTCGTGAGATTTCCGGTCGCTATGAAACGGCGACGGCTTTATTCACGCGCAAGCAAGATGTTGTTCGATTACTCGACGAACATGGCGCATTCGCTGACGAGGAAGTTGCCAAGAAGCTGACGCTGTCGATTGAAAAAGCAAAGACACTCACAGAAGTTGAAGATATCTATCGGCCGTACCGACCGAAGCGCAAGACTCGAGCGTCCGTGGCGAAAGAACGGGGACTCGCACCGTTGGCTGCGTGGTTAAGGGAGAAGGATCGCGAGGTCGACACCGAAGCGATGGTACTTGCCTATGCGGAGCAATTTGTGGACGAGGCCAAAGGAGTACCGACAAACGAAGACGCCATCCAAGGCGCCTTGGACATTTTCGCGGAAGAAGTCGCAGACGACCCAGAGAGCAGGAAGTGGATTCGTGAGCAGACGTCTCGCGAAGGATACATAAAGAGTGCGGCGACGGACAGTGAAGCGGAAAGCGTCTATGAAGCGTACTACGATTTTTCCGAGCCCTTGGCAAAAGTGCTGCCACACCGAATCCTCGCCATGAACCGCGGAGAACGGGAAAACTTCCTCAAAGTGTCCGTTGATGTATCACAAGAGGTCATGGTGTCCTATCTCGTGCGGAGACACGTTCATGTAAAGGAAGCCAGCTATCTAGGACGGCGTTTGCGTGAAGCCGTGCTGGATGCATATAAGCGGCTGATCGAGTCGGCTATCGAGCGAGAAATCAGAGCAGAGCTGACCGCCAAGGCCGAAGAACAGGCCATCAACATTTTCGGCGAGAACCTGCGAAACTTGTTGATGCAGCCACCAATTCGCGGAAGGACGGTTCTCGGAGTCGATCCCGCTTATCGCACCGGCTGTAAACTCGCAGTCGTCGATGACACGGGGAAGCTTCTCGAAGTGACCGTAATTTACCCGACTCCACCCCAAAGCAAAGTCGATGAGGCACGTCGAGTTGTCCTTCAGTTGATAAGCCGTTATGACATCACTTTGATCGCAATTGGTAACGGAACGGCGTCGAGGGAGACGGAAAGTTTTATTGCTGACTGTGTACGAACTGTTAGTGAGTCAGAAGAGAAAAAGGTTCCGTATGTCATCGTTTCGGAAGCCGGCGCAAGCGTGTATTCCGCTTCCACACTGGCCGGAGAAGAGTTTCCCGATTTGGACGTGTCGGAGCGAAGCGCCATCTCTATCGCCCGCCGCTTGCAGGACCCACTGGCTGAGTTCGTCAAAATTGACCCGAAGTCGGTTGGCGTCGGTCAATACCAACACGATGTGACGCAGAAGAAACTCGATGAAAAACTGGGTGCCGTCGTGGAGTCGGCCGTCAATCAGGTAGGCGTTGACGTGAATACCGCATCTCCGAGCCTGCTGTCCTACGTAGCAGGATTGAATAAAACCGTGGCCAAAAATATCGTCGAATTTCGAGAACAAAACGGACGTTTTCGGAACAGAAAAATGCTTTCCAAAGTCCCGCGCCTGGGGCCGAAGACGTTGGAGCAATGCGTGGGCTTCTTGCGCGTTCCCGACGGGGATGAGGTCCTGGATGCGACGCCCATTCACCCAGAGTCGTACGGTGCCGTGGAAAGTTTGCTCCAGCGCAGCGGACAGGACGCATCTATTCTCCGAGACGCGGCCCGCCGTCGCGGGTGGCTCCGTGAGTTACGTGCTGAATCCATTGAGACGCTCAGCGACGCAACGGGCATTGGCGCACCAACGCTTCGTGATATTTTCGACGCGCTCGAACGTCCAGGACGCGATCCCCGCGAGGACGTTCCACCGCCGATCCTCCGGACAGACGTGCTCAAACTCGAGGACCTGGAAGTCGGCATGACGTTGACGGGAACGGTGCGCAACGTCGTTGATTTCGGTGCGTTTGTCGACGTGGGTGTGAAAAACGACGGTTTGGTGCACATCTCGCAGTTATCCGACAGATTTGTCAAACACCCGATGGATGTCGTATCCGTAGGGGACATTGTAAAAGTGAAAGTCATTCAAATTGACGTTCAGAAGCAGCGGCTAGGGCTGTCTATGAAAGGTCTTGGCAATTCGTGA
- a CDS encoding YbjQ family protein: MLITTTENIVGYAVKEVLGQVFGVTVRSRGIGGNLTAAFRSLAGGEIHEYTEMLEDARKTAIDRMVKNAQAMGANAVVMMRFDSSELGQNMSEVVAYGTAVTVQTSGE, from the coding sequence ATGTTGATCACAACGACGGAAAACATCGTAGGTTACGCTGTGAAAGAAGTACTTGGGCAGGTCTTTGGCGTTACAGTGCGGAGCCGCGGCATTGGGGGAAACTTGACAGCTGCGTTTCGCAGCCTGGCGGGTGGCGAAATCCACGAGTACACCGAAATGCTCGAGGACGCGCGGAAAACAGCAATTGATCGAATGGTCAAAAACGCGCAAGCAATGGGTGCGAATGCGGTTGTCATGATGCGGTTTGATTCAAGTGAACTAGGACAAAACATGTCCGAAGTCGTCGCGTATGGTACAGCTGTAACGGTCCAAACAAGCGGGGAGTAG
- a CDS encoding TetR/AcrR family transcriptional regulator, with protein MVKDTGGTQARTERRDAAANRQRILDAALRLFEQNSVEQVSMNQIAIEAQIGSGTLYRRYRNKSELCLDLIKDNVVLLFEDIEAYLEAHQTDPPSQRLKGILSLFIRFREKKLQLLTGVEEVSSPSGPQFKTQSPVHNELHGIIVKLLNEMSAGEQPLPDSVFRADMLLMALRSDSYVFQRDVRGYSPELFLEQLCLTFVPEQ; from the coding sequence ATGGTGAAAGATACTGGAGGAACTCAGGCTCGGACGGAACGACGCGATGCTGCGGCAAATCGCCAGCGAATCTTAGATGCGGCACTAAGGCTATTTGAGCAAAATAGTGTTGAACAAGTGAGTATGAATCAAATTGCGATAGAAGCACAAATCGGTTCGGGAACCCTTTATCGCCGATACAGAAACAAAAGTGAGTTATGTTTGGATTTAATAAAAGACAACGTTGTTCTACTTTTCGAGGACATTGAGGCGTATTTGGAGGCGCACCAGACCGATCCGCCTAGCCAACGACTAAAAGGGATTCTTAGCTTATTTATCCGTTTTCGTGAGAAAAAACTTCAGTTGCTGACAGGAGTTGAGGAAGTCTCATCACCCAGTGGACCTCAATTCAAAACACAAAGTCCGGTGCATAATGAACTACACGGAATCATCGTAAAATTGTTAAACGAGATGAGCGCAGGCGAACAGCCCCTACCTGACAGTGTATTTCGGGCCGATATGTTATTGATGGCTTTGAGAAGCGATTCGTATGTTTTTCAAAGAGATGTGCGTGGTTATTCACCCGAACTGTTTTTGGAACAACTCTGCTTGACGTTTGTTCCGGAGCAATAA